The following proteins are encoded in a genomic region of Streptococcus cristatus AS 1.3089:
- the nt5e gene encoding cell surface ecto-5'-nucleotidase Nt5e gives MKKKHLILPVLSTVLLAPAFLDHQVAADEVQPATAVANVSDSAQKSTETDLAQAGGVSADEASVNAAIAANAQDVSGASDASLPEATILHTNDVHGRIVEEKGVIGDAKLATVIKEERAKNPQTLVVDAGDAFQGLPISNSSKGEERAKILNEIGYDAMAVGNHEFDFGLDEAKKYKEILNFPLLSANTYANNARVFQASTIVDKDKNVEGDEFVVIGVTTPETATKTHPKNIQGVTFADPITEVNRVIDEVEARAAAEGKTYKNYVVLAHLGVDTTTPVEWRGSTLAEALSKNAKLKGKRVTVIDGHSHTVESTTYGENVTYNQTGSYLHNIGKVTFKANQLLGNPQQIPAETAKKATPDPVVAEMVKKIKEKYDAENAKVIVANSPVELNGDRENVRVRETNLGNVVADALYKYGQTGFANKTDLAVTNGGGLRETIAKDKPITKGNVIAVLPFGNTISQIKVTGQNIADMFAKSLGSILQEKDGKPVLDENGQPLLEPSGGFLQVSGAKVYYDTTLPAEKRILRIEIKNKETGAYEALDLAKTYYLTTNDFLAAGGDGYTMLGGAREEGPSMDVAFAEYLESADLTAYAAINPNSRTISMSASKDTDGDGYTDIEEIQQGTDPKDATSKPGQSNPANPINPTNPVNPTNPTNPTTPSNPVVPSQPNHPVVPETKPQEQPSVEKPNTAQPAANKATYQAPAQVRPTEVASKQGTLPKTGSKNPVLLSMFGLVFGMLGAAGLKKTQKD, from the coding sequence ATGAAAAAGAAGCATCTTATTTTACCTGTTTTGTCTACGGTTCTGTTGGCACCTGCCTTTTTGGACCATCAAGTTGCTGCGGATGAGGTTCAGCCAGCAACTGCTGTAGCAAATGTGAGTGACTCAGCTCAAAAATCAACCGAAACAGATTTGGCGCAAGCAGGTGGAGTTTCTGCCGATGAAGCTAGCGTAAATGCGGCCATCGCAGCTAATGCTCAAGATGTATCAGGAGCGTCTGACGCAAGCTTGCCTGAAGCTACCATTCTTCATACAAACGATGTGCACGGTCGTATCGTCGAAGAAAAAGGTGTTATCGGAGATGCCAAACTTGCAACAGTTATCAAGGAAGAACGAGCTAAAAATCCTCAAACACTGGTTGTAGATGCAGGAGATGCTTTCCAAGGTCTGCCAATTTCTAACAGCTCCAAAGGGGAAGAACGCGCGAAGATTCTCAATGAAATCGGCTATGATGCCATGGCAGTTGGAAACCATGAATTTGACTTTGGTTTGGATGAAGCCAAAAAATATAAAGAAATCCTCAATTTCCCACTCCTCAGCGCTAATACTTATGCCAACAATGCTCGTGTCTTCCAAGCATCAACTATTGTTGACAAGGATAAGAATGTAGAAGGTGATGAATTTGTCGTGATCGGGGTGACCACTCCTGAGACAGCTACAAAAACTCACCCTAAAAACATTCAAGGTGTGACTTTCGCGGATCCAATCACAGAGGTTAACCGAGTGATTGACGAAGTTGAAGCGCGTGCAGCAGCTGAAGGCAAGACTTACAAAAACTATGTGGTTCTGGCCCACTTGGGTGTGGATACGACGACACCAGTTGAATGGCGCGGTTCTACCTTGGCTGAAGCACTTTCTAAAAATGCCAAACTGAAGGGCAAGCGGGTTACAGTGATTGACGGCCATTCTCACACAGTAGAGTCCACTACTTACGGTGAAAATGTGACCTACAACCAGACTGGTAGTTATTTGCACAATATCGGTAAAGTTACCTTTAAGGCCAACCAACTTCTGGGCAATCCTCAGCAAATCCCAGCTGAAACAGCTAAAAAAGCGACTCCAGACCCAGTTGTAGCAGAGATGGTCAAGAAGATCAAGGAAAAATACGATGCAGAAAATGCCAAGGTAATCGTAGCCAATAGCCCTGTTGAGCTTAACGGTGACCGTGAAAATGTCCGCGTTCGAGAAACTAATCTGGGAAATGTGGTAGCAGATGCCCTTTACAAATATGGACAAACAGGCTTTGCCAACAAAACAGACTTGGCTGTGACCAACGGTGGTGGCCTACGGGAAACCATTGCCAAGGACAAGCCAATCACTAAGGGAAATGTTATCGCCGTATTGCCATTTGGAAATACCATTTCTCAAATCAAGGTAACAGGTCAGAATATCGCAGATATGTTCGCCAAATCCTTGGGCTCAATCCTGCAAGAAAAAGATGGAAAACCTGTCTTGGATGAGAATGGTCAACCATTGCTAGAGCCAAGTGGCGGTTTCTTGCAAGTTTCTGGTGCTAAAGTTTACTATGATACAACTCTGCCAGCAGAGAAACGGATTCTCCGCATTGAAATCAAAAACAAAGAAACAGGTGCTTATGAAGCCCTTGACTTGGCTAAGACCTATTACCTGACAACCAATGACTTCCTAGCAGCTGGTGGTGATGGTTATACCATGCTGGGTGGTGCGCGTGAGGAAGGGCCATCTATGGACGTGGCCTTTGCAGAATATCTGGAAAGTGCAGATTTGACAGCCTATGCAGCAATCAATCCAAATTCTCGCACGATTTCTATGTCTGCTAGCAAGGATACAGATGGAGATGGTTACACAGATATCGAGGAAATCCAGCAGGGCACTGATCCAAAAGATGCCACTTCTAAGCCTGGACAAAGCAATCCAGCAAACCCAATCAATCCGACTAACCCAGTAAATCCTACCAACCCAACTAATCCAACAACACCAAGCAATCCAGTAGTTCCTAGCCAACCTAATCATCCAGTTGTGCCTGAGACAAAACCACAAGAACAACCTTCTGTTGAGAAACCAAATACAGCTCAGCCAGCAGCAAATAAGGCAACTTATCAAGCTCCAGCACAGGTTCGTCCGACAGAAGTAGCAAGCAAACAAGGAACTCTTCCGAAAACAGGAAGCAAGAATCCTGTCCTTCTTTCTATGTTTGGCTTGGTATTCGGAATGCTGGGTGCAGCAGGTCTGAAAAAAACTCAAAAAGATTAA